Genomic DNA from Larus michahellis chromosome 3, bLarMic1.1, whole genome shotgun sequence:
TAGCCTGGAAGGCAGCTGTGGCTGAAGCCACCAGAGGTTTGGGTGGAAGATGCTATATGTCTAAAGCCCATGTGGAAAATGCACGTGATCTTCAAATGCAGCTGCAGTTTTAATTCCCCATGAACCCAGTCACTGCCCTGCACTCAAACAGGATCCCTCCCCACTCTAATCCACCTACCCCAGACCAGACACCTTGTTCCTAGAGGAGCAGGAGTTATCCAGGGAGACACTCTATGTTGGAtcaagctggggaaagaaggttTGAGCCCTGAGGTTGTAGCCTGCACAGAGTTGGGTGGTTTTATCTCTAAGGCACTGGGCAGcaagctgttgggtttttgtgAGTTTGTCCTTTGTTTCAGGACACTGATTCAGTTGAACTAATCTGGGAAAAGTTGGAGCAAATTATAACCTAAGGCATTAAAACAAGCAGACACAAAACCTACATCCAAGTAAACTATGTCACTCCCTGTGCTTTTCTGGACATGATTGAGAGAGGGGAGGCCATTGGCCTGTTTTTATAGAAGACATTGCTGGGAAATCCGTGCCTTGTCTTAAAACTGCTTGTACTGCTTTAGACCCTCGTCCCACTGCTCTTTGAATCCTGCACTCCCTTCACTGATCTCCCCCACGATCCCCTTCAGGGAGTGCGAAGGTTTGTGAGCGGGCCCTGGGGAAATGCATGTTCCAGGATTGCCAGGGGCCAGGTGAGTGCTGGGACAACGCAGTTAGGCTTTGTTGCCCACTGCAGGAAGAACACGAGcgtctgctgcaggcagctgtggagCAGGCAGAAGGGCTGGAGCATAACCTGAGGAGTGCTGAagctctgctggcagagaggGCGGCTCAGCTCAAGGACACGCAGGTGAGTGCAAGAGGGGTTAGTGCTGCGTGTCGCTGCCTGGCTGGGACCCCTGTGTGGAGATGCTGAACCTTAAGCCTCCTGTCCCTGCTGTAGGCCCAGCTCTCCAGGAACAAATTGCTGATCAAAGACCTCTGTGAGGAGAACAGGGGGTTTGCAGtggccctgcaggcagctgagctgaAGCAGAAGAGCACTGAGGAGAAGAACCAGCTGTTGGAGGAGCAGGCCTCAGCCCTGAAACAGCTCATTGGAAAAATCACACCAGCATCTCTGAGTGGGTGATGGGGCACTCACTGTGGGAGCCCTGGTCctggcactggcccaggtttGTCAGGTGCGGAAGGGGAGGTATGGCTGGGTTGGGAAATCAGCCTTGTCCTCCCTGGTCTTGCCAGGATTTTCCTGGGTAGAAAGTAGAAAAGGGAGAAACCAGCCAGTCCTTTGAGGAAATTGGTCCTATGGATAGCTGAACTGAAAGCACCAGCTTTGGTGCCTTTCTCAGTGGCAGAGTGTGCTGTTGTAAGTCAGGTCTGTCTCAGGGCAGCCATCCCACAGGAGCTGCCTGCACGCTAGCAGCGTGTTTGGTGGTGGTGTGCATGCTCCTTCTCTGTGGAGGGTTGCTGTTGGGGTCATGCTGTTATGGCTGGAAAGCCAGCGCAGGAGGGCTTGCAGGTTCCTGCATCTGTCTCACTCTGAGCGGGAAAGCTGTGTCGTGGCATTAAAATGTTTGCAATATTACAGCACCTCCTCCTGCCATCACCAGTctgctctgtatttcagcagcctCCTGCAACTGTTGCTGAACTTTTATTCCCTACAGCTTGTCTTGGGCCCTAGGAGGGTCTGGCTCTCCTAAAGCTTGAGCCTAGGATCCAAACCAAGTCAGATTGTTTGGATGGAGGCACTGAGGGAAGAGCCTTCTTTCAATTTGAGCCTCCAAGGTGATCCTTACCCAGCACTGCACTTCAAAGGAGACCAGAAGATGTGGTAAGTGAACTGTGTCATCTTGCATTCCTTATTGGCCTTCACACACTGGCAGCGAGTCATGCTCTTGACAAAATAAGTTGTCTAAAAGGTTACAAAGCCAAGCATTCACATCAGCAAATACAAAGTTTATTGATCTGCCCACGGCATTACCCTCACGGAGGGTGCATTGTTATCAGTGTGCCCCTGCCGTGCTCTGTGCCGAGCAGAGGGTATTTACATGGGGCCTGTGGTTGTCACTAGCTGTGAAAGGACTCCTAGGATTTTGGGGGCATGGAGCCTACTGTATGAGAGAGACTAGACAAGCCTGACTGGATCAGAGTAGCAAAACAGAGGCCGGACGAAGTCAATACAAAGAAGAGGGCTTAAAAATAGCTCAAGAACAAAAGGGGATAAATTGGTTGCGAGTTAAAACTCAGCCACTGCCTTTAATTCCCAGCCTGCCAGGGCAGAGGGCTTCCCTGGCCCTGGGACAGTGCCAGGAGATGGCTGGAGGCTGTGACTGAAGAGACCTCCTTGATCTAGGTGTGCTGCATCTGTCGTGGTGGATGATAGCTGAGACTCCCCTTTGCCTTGGGGGCAACCCCGATTACAAGGGGCGTGAGGGAAGTTGGGCGATTACAAGGGTGTGGGCCATCTCAGGAAGGTTCCTGACTGGGGCAGCAACCCAGTAATGCCCCAGGCATTGATCCTGTTCCTGTATTCTTCCCTAAGATATTTGCTTTTTGGCTCCTGTCAGAGATGGGTACAAGGCAAACCTCTAGTCTTACCTAGGGCTTATGTCTTTGGAAGCATTATCTCTCAGACACTACTCAAGAGTGAGCCAGCTCCATTAGGAAAACCGCACAGGGAGAGCAGCTCTTCAGCCTTGCTCTGGTTTTGTGCTAACTGGAATCCTTAAAACCCTCTGCACCCTTTCCCACCCCTACTCCAGATAGTCCCCAGGCCCTGCAGACCAGTGCGCTGGGGAAGGAGACTCTTCATACAGGGACAGAGGCACAGCCCAAGTGCCCTGGGAAAAACCTGGGCCAGGCCCATGACCCAGACTGCAGCGCTCTTTCAACTCAGCCCCTTAAGAAACAACATTTATAGGCCTCTGGTGGGAGACAAGGCTTCATGTCTAATCCTAGAAAGAAGCTCATGCAGCCTCATCTGACACTTGGAGGAGCAGCTCCACTGAGACACCTAAATAACCAGTTGAGCATCACCCTGCAGGGTCAGGATGGGTTGGGCCAGAGAGCCAGGTTAGAGTGTTTAACAAATGCAACATTAACTCTTGAAAAACACTAAACTGAAGCAACTCTTTATTTTGCAACCATGGAGCTCTCCTGGCTTCAGGAGCCCAGTCTCTTATTCCCACGTGCACTGGGTGAATAAAAAACTGCTCCCAACAAAAATGCATTCACAAAACCTGcttgcagctgcagggctgggatgacacccccttccccacccctccagcccccccagatGCCACCCCCACCATGCTGGAGTCCTAGGCTCGCTACATTACCAGTATGTACCCTTCAGTCATGAAGAGCTGGCCAATGTGGTTTGCATACTTTATAAAGCCAGGGCTGATCTTCATGTCAGGTACCAGAGGCCGGTGGGAGGAGTGGCAGGGTGCCCACTGCAGAAATGCTGAGGTGTCTGAAGTGCTGCACACACCAGAGTTCAGTCCCCATTGTGGGCAGGCCACCAAGCAAGAGTTGTTCCTCCCGTCCTGCACGCTTACGAGAGAATGTGCTCGAGGACTCCTTGTCTGATTAACTGCTCACATTTCCAGCGGGGTAAAAAGTGCTGCATAGAGACAAAGATAAAATTTCCTTAAAACCCAGGCACAGTGGATTCGTTGCTGCACACAACCGGCTCTGTTGAGCTGTATGCCTGCTGCTGCATCCTACCAGATTAGGCAGAGCTGAACCACAGCCCCGGGCCACACAGACAGCTTGCAGCGTGAGCAAGGAGCTGTGTGTGTGCAGGAACTGTGACATGCTGGGAAGCTATGATAAGCAGAGGGATGTCAAGGGAGTGAAAGGACCACACTCTTGTCACAGGTACCTGGCTATTCTTCTTCAACAGGACAGTGGTACCATCATCGATCTCAAATTCTCCATAGTCTCTTAAACACCGCACCTGTGAAGCGGAAACGCAGTGCTCGGATCAGTGCTCTCACGCAGAAAACACTAGACATCACTGCTGACTTACAACACGTGCGCCAGAACTGTGAGCAAGGACACATTCCTGCCCGCCTGCTGGAGCCTCAACATAGGGCAGACCTGAGAATGCAAAACTGGGCCGATCCCATGGTCTGTGGGCTCTACCTAGCCTTGtcttcctgcctctgcctggagcTAGAAGCACCGGCAAGAAGCCCAGCCCTCCAGAGACTGGATGAAGAGCAGCACAAGAGACAGGATCCGgggaacagcaacagcatttcCAGGAGAACCTCCCCGCACACATACCAGGAGGCGTCAATCTAACAGTGAAACTGTCTTAGGGAGCGGGTTGATTGTCACTACATGGTCTTTCAAAGAGAACATCAGAACAGAGCAGTTCAACTACTGATTTCTCGCATGCTCTTGCTTTGTTGTATCAATTGTGTAAAATGATTTACAGTCTCATCTATCAGAGTccatttaaaataacaacaaagaaaactaGTTAACAATCCTTAACATGGGAACAAGGTTTCTAGTTGATCTGAGAGTTAGTTAAGCTTCAGCAAAATGCTGCAAAAACTTCTCACTGGGATTCAGACCattcaccccaccccaccagttCCCTGCGTAGTAGAAATGCTGTCTTTCAACAGACTTTGAGCCCCTGGTAAAAGAGGGGGTAAAACGCTGTGAGGCAGAGCATGAAGAGTAAAATGTAGAAACTTGTGGAAGCTTCGGTGCTCTCGAAGGCTTTACTCGGTGACCTGACTTGGGATGGGGGTGAAATTCTCTCTGTGAACAGACAGAAACCAGCAACCTTGCACTTACTTCGATGTACAGGCTTTTGGGAGGTTTTACGTCCTGTGTAAGGTCcagcccctcctctcctcctACTGACCTCATGTAGGTAGCCAGAGACTTTTTGTACCGATTGAACCACTCCACCTGCAGACAGCAACAGTGAACCCTCAGGCAAAGCTGAATAAATGCTGAAAGACAGGTCCCTGATGGGTGACATCTAGTTTATTTGTGCTGTCAGACCGCTGTTCCCAAGTGTGTTCATGCCAGCCAAAGGTGAACACAAGCTCTCCTAAAGGGAAAAACTGCCCCAGAGGCAGAGTAATCTGGAGCCAGGGTAGGACACATGCTGCTGACATTAGCAGCTCTGTATGTTGGTCTTACAGATGCTCTCAAATGAAAGCAGCATGTGAAGACCTAGTTCTGCCGGCTGTGAGTCTGACCTTGTAAAGACCACCTGATCCTTAAAAGTGCCAAGTTATCACCTGCACTCCGTATCCATTTGGGATTGTACCCACagacaacaaataaacaaatcagTGTTTACAGAAAAGCATATTAAGTGTCATGTTTATAGCGGAGGAGGAGAGTCTACCCCATTTTGACTCTACTAAATAGGTAATCCATCAGGAAGAATAAGTGGAAAGAGGGGGAAGAGTTTAGGAGACAAGGCTGACTCACTTCCTCAGCTGACATGTGGAACTGGATGGTGTTTGGCAGGACACTGCCATATTCCCACCTTAGTGCTCGGATCCGCAGCAACCGGTCGTACCTGGGGGGAGAAACACGGGGCAAACCCAGCATCTTTGCTGgcaatatagaatcacagaatcatagaatagtttgggttggaagggaccttaaagatcacctagttccaacccccctgccatgttACCCCTGGGCAACAACTCTCTCAAAGCAGAGAGCAAAACTTTGGGCCATTTCACCCACCTTCCTTTAAAATATAGGATTTTTAGCCTTTACAGTAATTAAAGCTTCCAAAGAGTGGGAGGAAGCAGGGCCTTTGCTGTGTGCTAGCGTTTGGTGGTCCCAGCAACCAACACAGAGGGAGAGATACCCACAGCCACCCTGCTGCAGCACCTCCCGCAGGAACCCATGGCCTGGGCCCGGAGGCCCAGCACCCAGCGCTTGGGGACCCTGTCCTTCGGGGGCCGCACCACCGGGGATGCGCTGgagcagcccggccccgccgcacttACAGGTAGGCCAGGAGGCAGCGCTGGTTTCGGAGCAGGCAGCAGTGCCGAAAACGGATGAGGAAGATCAGGTCCGTGCGTCCCGACTTCGCCTCGGACCTGAAGGAGGAGGAGCCGCGTTACAGAGGCGTGGGacgccgcgggggggggacgaggaCACACGGGACCGGCCGCGACACTCACACGTCCGCCTGGTTGCGCTCGTACAGCGCCCGCATCTCCTCCAGAACCTGCCGCAGCCCCTCCGCCTGCAACACCGGGCACCGTCTGAGagggctgccgccgccggcggacatcccctccagctcccgctccccccggccccgctcacacGGAAGGGCGGCAGGCCACCGTCGGCGGCGCGGTGCAGCTCCCGCACCAGCCCCACCGCCCGCTCTCCCGCCATGCCGCCGCGCGCGCGGGAAAACCGCCTGCCGCCCAGCCAATGGTGGCCGGGGGGCGGGGTCGGGGCGGGGCCGCACCGCCCAGCCAATGGCGGCCGGGGGTCGGGGGCGGGGTCGGGGCGGGGCCGCACCTCCCACGGGTCCCACCCGCCGCCGTTACCTGCACCGAGTTGTGCCCGGTCTcggcggggctgcccggggggcgTTCTCCCGGGGGGCTTCTTCCGGGGGGCAGAGCCGGAGCAGACCCCCGCCCCCGTCCGAGGAAGGCCGCGGGGGGGGCTTACTTCTGCCCGCCCCGGCGCCTTGCACCAGCGAACCCCGCGGTCCTCCCGAGCACCCCTGTCccgggcagggtgggcagagctgccgCCACCCCGGCACCCAGCCTGCGGCCCCGCCTGGAGACCCCCCCGGGACCGGGCAGAAGGAAGCGCCAGCCCTTCACCGGGGCAGGGAAAGCCGAACTCATCCCCTCTCCTCATCCACCCCAGTCCTGTGGCTCATTTGG
This window encodes:
- the GINS1 gene encoding DNA replication complex GINS protein PSF1 isoform X2, which gives rise to MRALYERNQADVSEAKSGRTDLIFLIRFRHCCLLRNQRCLLAYLYDRLLRIRALRWEYGSVLPNTIQFHMSAEEVEWFNRYKKSLATYMRSVGGEEGLDLTQDVKPPKSLYIEVRCLRDYGEFEIDDGTTVLLKKNSQHFLPRWKCEQLIRQGVLEHILS
- the GINS1 gene encoding DNA replication complex GINS protein PSF1 isoform X1; protein product: MAGERAVGLVRELHRAADGGLPPFRAEGLRQVLEEMRALYERNQADVSEAKSGRTDLIFLIRFRHCCLLRNQRCLLAYLYDRLLRIRALRWEYGSVLPNTIQFHMSAEEVEWFNRYKKSLATYMRSVGGEEGLDLTQDVKPPKSLYIEVRCLRDYGEFEIDDGTTVLLKKNSQHFLPRWKCEQLIRQGVLEHILS